In the genome of Malania oleifera isolate guangnan ecotype guangnan chromosome 5, ASM2987363v1, whole genome shotgun sequence, the window tagatggtggggttgtttttgtgggaaatgatcatacttgtaaaacaattggagtaggatcaatacagttgaaatgtcaagatggaactattaagaccttgactgatgtaggcatgttccaagcctaaagaaaaatctgatttcattaggtgccttagaatctaaagggttcactatcactttaaaagatggaaccttaaagattaaatcaggtgcgatggtggtgatgaaaggaataaggaaaaaaatGGCTTCGTTGGATGGTAttcattattttgtcacttttgttgatgatttttccagaagagtttgggtgtattctatgaagcataaaaatgaagtgtgtgatactttccttaagtggaaaaaattagttgaaactcaaactggtaGAAAGATTAAACGGTTCAAattagataatggtggtgaatacacgagtgatccatttatgaaggtatgttaggatgaaggtattgctcgatgCTTCACAGTTCGAGATACACCACAACATAATAGGGTGACAGAGCACATGAATAGAACTTTCCTAAAGAAAGTTCGATGTGTGATGACcagaagaataatagtatttaaataatgattaagagggaGGGTAGAAAATAGAGACAgtaacacaggggattcgtcaacgaggaaatactgagagaggtttttgagcaaactgaattttgtcgacgaggagtgggttttgtcgacgaaattattgaaggactcgtcgacaacgaatccagctctataaatatcaaaaatctggattttaactTCAAAGTTAAGAaatctctcgctctctctctctctctccctacggtttctctctcttctttcttcaattttgggccgaatttccaccggtttgacgatctgaaaccaccatgacgctcctgaggaagttctctccaaatctgtcggagcggatcgttggtgaaagcaagttgaaaatcatccctaagttgaggtaagactttttaaggcaaatttgatcttacggtagctataggaaatgatatacacgtgaaaatactgaagtttagtactttgagttttcattttcatggtATTGATGAGGAAACCCTACAGGTGTTAGACCAagatttttaggggctttctcagtagccaagtaagggaataaattaaagcaattattttttcacacatattattattattatcaacaaagtaattttcagggaatatgtattatatttgaatattattgagaaaatgtatgttattgggaaaatactgctattatacagaaaatgtgattttagaatgaaatttaCGGATTcactcagctttgtgtggcatgaatattatttttgcatgaatgtattatgatatggaaattttacgagaaaagcatgttttcaggattTACATAATAATGCAGTAtgtaatgattttgaaatacattataattgatttattttccaaatgatatttatgaaatgttcggcacaaggccgtaattatgaaatgttcggcatgagaccgtaattatgaaatgttcagcatgagaccgtaattatgaaattatgaaagatgctatagtatcatatattatatgttatcagaacccagatgttagtttagttcagtttcaggagctcggtagcATAGCTATATATAGATaagatatttatgttcagacttgtgctaaccaacCCACAagggagtgggagatggatagtcgatgtggcttttagtgtagagttgtagacgtccacctggcagtccggaccagggtgtggcgggcccatcgtacttacagacatttttaacttggcagtggtcggctacttattgtcaggtcccaccttcgggctgcacaacctgtcatggggggtaatacatgacatcaactaactattcatcatgggtatgttttcagtattatcagatataatagacgatttatgaatgatatgagttactagaaaaatatgaaagtatataatgatttagtatgttatgacgaatgtttacagatatatgaaatgtattgtatatgtatgaCTACATTATATATTCATCTTGCTACACAGCTGTATTtggtttattttcccttactgagaagtgtctcacccccgaacctaattcatttttcaagagaccctgagagATCGGTGGGGCGTGGCCGCCGTTGTgcttattgagttaccccactatGAGGGTAATATTTTGTGCTATGATCAGAATTATTTTGTTGTATGAtcttagggttattttgatgttttggagattgtatataaatactgcATTTTGGAAaagtagtaaactctggtactatgtaattaatggtttgatggatgaaatttatttttactgctgcttaggtttcctctattttatgtcaggctatccccgctacccacgggttcgggttgatatcattattatttatatttattatgagataagttaagtaggtcgttacacgatgtatgttgtctaatgctgggttgaCAAAAGGATTTTGGGCTGAaactgttagatatgcgtgtcatctcatcaatcgtctactaTCATCTGTAATAGGGgaaaaaacaccctatgaggtatggtttggaaagtctgctagtgattatgattctttacatgtatttggtactatagcttattatcatattaaagaatctaagttggatccaagagccaagaaagcaatattcttggggataagtgcaagaGTCGAAGGATACcttctttggtgtctagagatgaaaaaaatgattttaagtagggatgtgacttttgatgaacttgcgatgatgaagaaaacaatacgtaaggagtcacgagttgaagagaagaccggTGGTACtgaacaacaggtggaggttgagacaattttgggaaacccagtgagaaatgagacttcaaaaggtaactctccagttacggtggggaatagtgtacaagaataGGAGATTTCAATTCAAGAATCTTCACAACAAGAAGAATCAATtttttctcaaaggccaagacgagaaattcgaaagcTTGCTCGATaaactgatatggtggcctatgcacttccagttgtggatgataatgttccttacactttcaaagaagcaatgagaaactctgaatcagacaagtggaaaaaaagcaatggatgaagaaatgcagtctcttcatcagaatcagacttgggagctagcccagctacccaagggtaagaaagcaattggttccAAATGGATTTATGTAACAAAAGAAGGATTTtaagatgcaaataatgttcgcatcaaagttagattggtagtTAAGGGCTACACATAGAAAGAAGGCATTgtttataatgaggtattttctccagttgttaaacattcttccattcaaattttgttggctttggtagcacaatttgattttgaattagttcaactcgatgtaaaaactgcatttttacatggtgatttggaagaggaaatctatatgactcagccagatagatttcaggttgctggaaaagaaaattgggtatgtaaattaggtaaatcgttgtatgatttaaaatagtctccaagacagtggtacaaacgatttcatcagtttatgatgggtcaaaagtacatcagaaataaacatgatcattgtatttattttcgcagactacaaaatggatcttttatatatttactcttgtatgttgataatatgttgatagcttcaaagaatagggaagaaatcaacaagttgaaaagtcaattaaatcaagaatttgagatgaaagatcttggtgaagtaaagaagatacttggcatggagattcgcagagacagaatgagaggaagagttagtttgtctcagaaacaatatttgaaaaaagtagtacaaagttttggcatgtctaaGCAGTCAAACCAATAaacactcctcttgctcctcatatCAAACTTAGTGcgactttatctcctaaatcagatgaggaacatAAGTGTATGTCACAAGTTcattatgcaagtgttgttggtagtctgatgtatgcaatggtttgtactagacctgatatttcacaagctattagtatggtgaataggtatatgcatgatccgggtaaagcaCATTGGCAAgctatgaaatgaattttgagatatattatgaatatgattgatgttggtatagtatttaagaaaaataatattattgaccaacgtgttgttggatatgtggattctaattttgcaggtgatttggataaacgtcgatcaactactggatatgtttttacatttgttaatggtccagtgagttggaggtctaccttacaatctaccattgccttgtctacaacagaaacAGAGTACATGGCAACTTCAGAGGCTggtaaggaagctatttggttacagagtttacttgaaaatttggaagTTATTcaaaagcacattgttgtgttctatgATAGTCAGAGTTCTATTCATTTGGTAAAGAACCAAGTTTatcatgcacgaacgaagcacatcaacgttcaatttcattttatgcgggttattattgatggaggcaagatacttctttagaagattactacaactgaaaatcctgTAGATATGTTGGTCAAGATTGTGATAACAATCAaattcaaacattgtttggatttgatcaatatcctgcaagtctgaatattttttgaaggcaccgatgatgtggaactctagaaaatgttggtgactgaaaaaatttgttgaatttatcgtcaaggtggagatttatTGTTTTTTGTCCTACATTGGTAGAATaattccacattagtataaaaagttgttttaaattttttgtattatttatcctacattggagagaagtgttttttggacttgaagttgaagctatataaagagttcaactcttcatttgtaaaacacatctcaaagttgtactttgtcaagaaataGCGAATTGATTGTTGGCGCTCAAGGATGTAGGTTATTCTATACCAAACTTCGTTAAAttcttatcttgttctttttattgttttattattagtttccgtagtactttagtttcttatatatattcaataacaatagttgtagtattagtgTTTGACACAAATTGGGTGCCCAACACAATAGTTATGACTATGGGACAGGTGTTGTCATATTTAATGTTGTTATTTATTATGCTAATTTGCATTATGGTATATTAGGTAAGATAATATTGTTGTCGCATATTGTATAATGATTTCTTTGGAAATTATGAcatttttgtagagaaaattaAGTAAATAACTTTAATTTGTTGGTTTTTACTGTTTTTTCTTGTCTAGAAGAAAGTTGGAGAACCACATTGAAGATTTTGGACTACGACATACATTAAAGTGCCTAGTTGGTTTCTTTATCtatgttttgtttcatttttttttcctatgaAATCTGCCATCTTTTGGCTTTATCTAGAAAGTTAGAATTTAAGAACTTGTAATAATAAAATTTGTACATTTTTTCATGGTGCTCTtgacattttatatttttacttaATTCCATGTTTGGTCCTGTGTGGACCTTTTGAGCCATTTTCTTTTAGcataattttatcttttatttactttttaatttcttttgatgGATAAAGAATGGAGTAGATCTAATGGCAGTAAGATGATCGTAGATCTATAAAATTTTGAActcattcaaactttatatatgtataaaataaattGATAACACTTGAAAACGTCGGAGTACTTAAAGCATGCACTTGGAGAAAGGTGTAATTTAAAATGTGACCCTAGACAAAACACATGTGCCTTACActagtgtatgtgtgtgtgtatatatataaatttatttattgaacTTTGAAAAGGCTAAAGAGGAAGACGACTAGTAACCACCTCCCACAAGAAAGTAGAAAACAACCAAGGCTGGCTAGTTGGGCTTGTTGAGTTGTGACTCATATTCAAAGGGTATAAACTTAAAGGTTGTTACAAATTAGAGTCATGGTGTAATACAACTATATATCATACAAGGGTACGATACAGTATGTTAGAGTCATGGTGCAATATAATTGTATATCATATTAGGGTCGTGGAGAAAGATTGTTAAAGTCATGGTGTAATGCAACTTATAatataagggtattttgggatttCAATtggggctatatatatatatatatatatatatatatatatatatatatatatatatatatatattatcgtATCAGGGTATCATGTAGAATGTTAAAGTCATGGTGTAATACAATTTATTATATAAGGCTATTTTGGGGTTTCATATGGGGCTACCAAAATATGGCACTGATACAATAGCCACCATGATTGATATGACTAACATTGTTTTTGAATGTCCTAATAATGCATTTGGGAATATAGTTTCACAAGCCCATATAAATTTGTGAAGACTTCTAcgaaattttatataattttgaaCTACATTTTACTCAAATGTATATAAATTCAAAATTAATATCTAAATCCATGATTGGAATTTgtaatttgaatattaaatttaaataaaatataatacaaagttatattaatatttacataaatttaaatacaaaattagAAGTCCATTCTCCCAAACACATCCTGCAAATTTACgctaaaaaaaagtaaaaagagaATGAGGAGGGGATGATTACATGCATAGTGGTGGGGCTGATCTATGCTTTTTGTAAAGCAAACTTATTGGATACCTTGTTTGTTTTATTGTGAAGATCAAAGATAGGTAACAATTCAACAAAGGCAtaaatcaaaataattttttaataaaatattttcccagttcaaaaaattattacaaatgtataatcttttttGTAAACTAACGCGCAAGCTCGTGGAGCGGCGAAGACATTTGACCAATACAGTGGACCGGTGGTCGATGGCCGGCGGCGGCCGCAGCTTAACCGTGACTTAAGCCCCTTAAGTGTGGACTCTTTTCATCGGTGTCCTTGCGTGTGGTGGCACGCCGCCTACACCGGTCCGGTTcatgatttgatttaatgttcCCTAAATCCTTCAAACGCATCATGGCTgaagtttttttttctcttcttcttcgaTTAAGCGCCCATTCTTACATAAATCTTATTGAAAATGTTACAACACCAAGTTGAAATGCATTTTGAAaagccaaaaagaaaaagaagaaataattAATTCTTACAGTTTTATTTTCTTCCCCTGCTAGCTTGTTAATTTCTTCTACTGTAGGCAAACCAAATCTTTCCCGGCAGCAGCGGCGTTGCTGCCGCCGCAGGCGGCGTCGCGACGCAACGCCTGCGACTGAGTCTGTGCCAGCATAACCTTGTAGATCTCGACGAtcattttatcgtcatactcctTCCTCGGAGCTGACCCGAAGCCGTACGCACCGCCGTACCCGACTGCCCCACCGTAGCCGGTTCCGGCCAGAATCCGCGAGTTGGCGAACGACAGCATCATCTTCACGTACGCGTCCCGCAGCCGCCGCAAGAACTTCCCCGGCGAGCACCGGCGGAGAAACCTAAGCTTCGGGACAACCCGGATCCGCCACGACCGCCTCCGCGGCCGTGGAGCCCCCAGCCTCGCCAGGTCCATGCGGCGGCCCTTCTGGCCGCGCCGCCCGGACCCGTCGAGGCGCTCGTAGCCCTTACGGCGCCAGTACCCCCTAAGTCGCCGGAGCACGGTCGCGGATGCGCCCTCCATCGATGAACTTATCTTCCCTTCAATTTGATTTGGTTTTGAAATCTTTCCGGAAGTGGAGAAATCGTGAACAAGCTTGTTGGATTGTTGGGTGGAAGTTGGGGGGACTGGTAATTGATAAACTTGGATCGCCAAGGACGAGAAGGTGGTGCACTAAATGAGGTGGTGGTGGGAACTTGTATTTTATTCCCTGCGTTGCTGTGCACATTTAATACTGTACAGCACTGTCCGATTTGGATCACGAAGGTCGGGCCGTCGGATTAATTTACCGGGTCAACGGTATCAAAGGTTCGGATCTGGTAAGCGGGTACTCAAGGCGGTGCGGTGGAGATTAGTGTCCTGAGTTGTAATAAGGTGTTCGGGTGAGGGTATTATAGGGATTCTGGTGAATTGCCACGGTGGAGTGTGGTGTGTCCAACTTCACTCAAGTGAGcttatcatttaaaaataaaatatttattagttAATTGCGCAAGGAAGATATAATGATTGTGAATTTGACCTTTTAAAATGCCACTCATCAACTTCTATTTTTTAAGAATAAGAAATATTCGAACCacttatacaaatatatatttttttaaaagtattaaatttaataagtaGTACTAATAAGTGTTGAACTAATAATATACTAAAAATTATAAGTGgtatttgattatatttaaaataagtggtatgCAGATAATTCAATCATAGtgtaatatatgattatttttaaacatattttaaattaaaaatattattcttTTTGAATTAATGATTTTATtagtaattattttaattatttataattaaaatataaatatttattatttaaaaataatataatattgttatttttagTTAACAATAACTTGCTATTAATGTATATTAATAACATATTACTTtcatattaaattataataaaaataacgttgcatttaaatttaaatttaaatttatttaatattaatttaaattaataaatagttcttgcTCTATGcataattgaattataataactaagatgtatttttaaatatattttaaacataaatattaatattttataattcatttttgaattataattatattaattttataatttaaattttttattagctaaaataatataattttatttattgattaaaaataatcttgttattaatatatatttgcaacatatgattatcacattaatttatctttaaaatagtattaataaccagattaaaaattttagcttatttaatattattttaaatttatagatggttctttttattcattctaaaatttaattatgttttactAATATTTAATgggttataatgcataataaaataatatatgattaattttttattaataattttttagtcCTCCCGaaagatttaattttttgaatttttttaatagcTTGACTATATTTTGTTGACAATTAACCATTGATGGTGAGATTTTAAGTCTTATATCACTCCGTTAATCGTCCCACTCGAGAGTATAAAGtcgagaggggggtgaatgaaCTCTTTTCGTGTATTTgggctttctctacaaaataaagcTCTTGAtaagattcaagcaattaaatTACAATATAcgaaatataaatcatgcacaagacaaataaaataaagagtagggaaagaaaagcttaacactggtagttaacgtggttcagcaccaagcatgcgtccacgccttagcaccaagccaatgattccacaatccactataaaactCCTTCATCggcagagcaagccttacaactcgggtactAAACCCTACACTTGGAAAAAAATTCCTACCATACTCACCAATagccacaaggatcaccaagatgcCTTGTAAGttcgattcacaaagaaccttcaccaaacggttcacaaatAACCTTACAACATGAAAATGGATTACAaaatgatgctcctcaaatgagctaacACTACTCTCTCAAGAAATTATTCAAACAAGACGAATGAGCTAGAGAGATTTAACACTTgtgaataaataataaaaatgcaaagtgcttaggttttgtataaaacGATATTTTTCACTATGAACTTGTATAAATTACCAAAACTATGCTAAACAAGTATaggaacttgtatttatagccaaaaactcTTACTAGTCGTTATTGGACCGTTAATTGGGAGCAATTTTCAAAAGAAACTAGTCATCTTCTAGTCATTATTGTGCTGTTCATGATGCATCTTGTCGACTAGTGACCCCACTCGTTGACTAGTGGCACTCTGCCAGCAATCATAAACATTCTAcctgggctcatcgacgagttgcATCCAATCATTGACAAGTGCCCTGAATAAAAAAAAGTCATcaatatgaaagttgtgagatttttttcttaactttccaaggACACTAAGATCGtcttttttggacttttctagacaaaagttatgccccaaatatcgAAAAGTGTTCAAGAAATTTGATAGGTACATAACTAAGGTTTTAAATCCAATCAAGATCaaatttgtaaaagattataacactaatataatttaaaacttgtccttatgaaatttattttgaatataagatatcttatttatgaaaacatattttaaagcTCATTTGGATATCTTATATGTtaagtatgtcctttataaaagtatatttgactttcttgaggttttaggacataaaacatgtttttaaCAAAATCGGGACCAAGTAAGTAAATGTTCATAAAACttagatgttgaaaacttgtttcTCTGAAA includes:
- the LOC131155294 gene encoding uncharacterized protein LOC131155294, which encodes MEGASATVLRRLRGYWRRKGYERLDGSGRRGQKGRRMDLARLGAPRPRRRSWRIRVVPKLRFLRRCSPGKFLRRLRDAYVKMMLSFANSRILAGTGYGGAVGYGGAYGFGSAPRKEYDDKMIVEIYKVMLAQTQSQALRRDAACGGSNAAAAGKDLVCLQ